The Nitrospira sp. CR1.1 sequence TCTATAGTTTGAATTTGGGCAAGACTGAAAACATCTCCATCGGAGATACACATGAGAACTGGGCCGCGCTGACGGCATCGGGCGGCCTCTTCGGCGGCGCATGGAACGCGTACCTCATGCTCAATAGCGGCCGAATCGGCACAGGGCTGACGGGCAACAACCACACCGGCTATTCAAGCAAGTTTGAAGGATCGATCCCCATCGGGCCGACGACCTTCAATCTGTTCGCCCTCTATGCGTCCGGTGACAAGGCAGGACAGACGTCGAACCAATTCACCACGCCGGAGGCCATTCTGGGCACCAACGGCTATTGGGGTTATTCACATATTTTCAATGCGAACGCTCCGGGTGACGTGAATGATTTCGGCGTCAACCTGAATAACGGCGGAGCCGGTCTGATGACGGTGCAGGCCCAGTTGAAATTCCCCATCGTGCCCCGACTGACCGGCACGTTGGAAAGCGCCTATTTTGCTGCGGCTCGATCCCGCGAGTTTGGGGCCCGCGGCGGCACCAATTACATGGGTACCGAAACAGGCGCCATGCTGACCTATAACATTGCGAAGAATCTGAATCTTGATATCGGAGCCGCCTATGCCTCCATGGGCGGATTCCTCGCCAACCGGACCCAAGCGACTAGCGTTGAACGTTCGATTTACGAAGTCTTTTCCCGTTTCCAATACGCCCTGTAGCGACGGCGCTGCGGGAACTATCAGGAGGACATGATGAGTGAGATCTCACGAAGACGCTTCTTGAAATTGGGGGCTTGTGTAGTCGGTGGAGCTTGTGCGGCCGATGCCCTCCCGTCGCTCACTCACGCTACCGAGAGCGGGGAACTCGCCACGCTCAAAACCACCCTTCCCTATCCTCGCATGAAACTGGCGTCCATCGGACAACTGAAAATCGGTCGTGAACAGCTGAGCACCTATCCGGATCAGGCCTCGCCGGTCGTGCTGTTAAAACTCGGACGGCCCGCGGTCAATGGGGTCGGCCCGGACCGTGACATCGTCGCGTTCAGCCGACGCTGCTCGCACATGGGCGGCACCCTGAGCTTTCGGCCGGACACCGCAACATTTCATTGCCCCCTCCATTACGCCATGTTTGACGCTGAGAAGGGAGGCCTCTTGGTCATCGGACAAGCGACGGATAATCTGCCCCAGCTCGAACTCGAAGTCGATGCAGCAGGCGACGTGTTTGCCGTGGGAATCAGAGGCTTGCTGTACGGGCGCCAGGCGAACGTCTTGGCCTAATCGGGGACCGCACGAAGAGGAGATCTCGCGTATGAGTTCGATCTATCATGGCGAAGACCGGGTTCCCGTTCCTCCGGCCGATGCCCAACAGTTTACGACCGTCTGTTCCTACTGCATCGTCGGCTGCGGCTACAAGGTCTATAAATGGCCGCTGGGAAAAGAAGGCGGGCCGCTGCCACATCAGAATGCCTTGCAAGCCGACTACAGGACTCCGCAGCCTGAACAGGCCGGAACCTGGATCTCACCGGCGATGCACAGTGTCATCACGGAACGAAACGGCCAACGATTCAACCTTGTCGTCTTGCCGGACAAAGACTGCGTCGTGAACAACGGGAACCATTCCATCCGTGGCGGCACGCATGGCGACGTGCTCTACGCGCCAGACCGTCCCACGGCGGACCGGTTGACTCACCCGCTGGTGTATCGCGGTCGCAGCCGCCTGCCCACGACCTGGGAGGATGCGATCGAGCTGGGCGCCCGCGTGATCAAAGCCAATCTGGACACATGGGGGCCGGATGCCATCGCCATGAAGTGTTTTGACCACGGCGGCGGAGGCGGAGGGTTCGAGAATAACTGGGCCATCGGGTCCTTTTTCTTCACCGGCATCGGCACGAAAATGGCCTCGATCCACAACCGTCCCGCATACAACAGCGAGGTGTTCGCCTCCGATGACGCCGGAATCGCCCCTCTTCCTTCAGCGTATCTCGACGCCGAGTTGGCCGATACGATCGTGCTGATCGGGGCCAACTCTTATGAAACCCAGTCAATCTACTTTCTCGAGCATATGTTGCCCAATCTCGGCGGGGCAACATTGTCGCTCAAGCAACACCTG is a genomic window containing:
- a CDS encoding arsenate reductase (azurin) small subunit, whose protein sequence is MMSEISRRRFLKLGACVVGGACAADALPSLTHATESGELATLKTTLPYPRMKLASIGQLKIGREQLSTYPDQASPVVLLKLGRPAVNGVGPDRDIVAFSRRCSHMGGTLSFRPDTATFHCPLHYAMFDAEKGGLLVIGQATDNLPQLELEVDAAGDVFAVGIRGLLYGRQANVLA